AAAAAGAAAGCGATAGTACATTGATGTTTTTAGAAGATGAAAATTATCAAAAATCGGTAACAATTGAACGCCCACTAAAAGAGGTTTATGCTGAGTATAAAATTTACTGTTTAGAGAGCGGTTATGGTACTTGTTCCAATCGTACATTTTCTACTAGATTAAAAAAAAATGGTTTTGTAATTAAACGTAAAATGCAAGGTAATGTAGTGTACATTGAAAATAAATTAGTGTAGTAAATGTAGTACAAAACAAAAACTTATTATTCGTACTACTTGACAAAAATTTGAGTAGTACGGATTTTACCAAAAAGATAACACACTTATTTACAGTTATTTAATTTTTCAAGGTTCTAATTCCATGTAGATAATGTAGCAAATGTAGCTAAAAACAAAAACTTATTTTCGTGCCACTACAAAAAACAGCCTTTCATTTTATGAATGATTACAGATACATTTTAGAGAAATATAACGGAACAAAAAGCCGTTACCATTGCCCAAATTGTAACAAGCCTAATCAATTTACTAGATACATTGATACACAAACTAACGAGCATTTAAACGATACTGTAGGGGTTTGCAGTAGGCTTGTAAAATGTGGTTATCATTATAAACCAAAGCAATATTTTCAGGATAATAATATTTCATTTGATAAAACTTCTTCTTCAATTCCATTTGTACGAAAGCCACCACCACCAAAACCGAAAACAACTTATTTTAATCCTGAGGTTATGGCAAAGAGTTTGAGTAGTAAAACTCCTAACTTTTTTTTAGATTATTTAACTACTCTTTGGAATGATAAAGAACTAATCTATTTTTTAGCTAAGAAATACAATATCGGAACTTCTACTAAATGGAACGGTGCAACCACTTTTTGGCAACAAGATATTAACGGAAAAATAAGAAGTGGCAAAGTAATGTTGTACAATCCTGAAACAGGTAAACGAGTTAAGAAACCTTATAATCATATCGGTTGGGAACACTCAAAAATTGATAACTTTAATTTAGAACAATGTTATTTTGGTGAACATCTACTAAATGAAGAGAAAACGAAAACAGTAGCAATTGTAGAAAGTGAAAAAACAGCTTTTATTTCAAGCCTTTATATTCCTGATTATGTATGGCTGGCTTGTGGTTCACTTAATAATTTGAATGAAGCAAATACAAAGGTATTAAAGGGGCGTAATGTAGTATTGTTTCCTGATGCTGGTTGTTTTGATTTATGGAATGATAAAATACCTAAACTTGAAAAAAAAGCAATCTTTGTAACTAATCAATTATTAAAAAATAAAGCCACCGATTACGAAAAAAAGCAAGGTTTTGATATTGCTGATTATTTAGTACGGTTTTAATCATTAGTAAATATTTACCAACCTTATAACAGCCCTTTGCTTAATTGCAGAGGGTTTTTTATTTCAATGTATTAATAAAAAATGAGCCGATTAAAAAATATAATCGGCTCATTTTTTAACTATATTTGAGCCGATTAATTAAATTATTCGGCTCATGAAATATAATTGGCAACAAAAAGACTGGAGGAATTTCTCTTATAATATTGATGAATTAGAAGATTATCTTTATAAATTCATCGAAAAAACAGGCAAAATAAAAGGTATAACCAAAGGATTGTCAAAAATATCTCATACTCAAACTACAATAAATATTTTAGTTTCAGAAGCTATTAAAACTTCCGAAATAGAAGGAGAATTTTTAAGTAGAACAGATGTAATGTCTTCCGTTAGAAATAATCTTGATATAAATACTTCACGTGAAAACGTAAAAGACATTAAAGCTAAAGGTATTGGTGAATTAGTTACAAATGTTCAAAATAACTTTAAAGAAGAACTTACAAAAGAAACCATCTTTAAATGGCATCGGCAATTATTACAACACGAAAACCTAATTGAAGTTGGAAAATGGAGAACACACCAAGAACCTATGCAAGTAATTTCAGGAGCTATGGGAAGAACAAAAATACATTTCGAAGCACCTGCTTCTGCAAATGTAAATGACGAAATGAATCATTTTATAAACTGGTTTAATACAACTTCTCCAAAAGGTGAAAAACCTATAAAAAATGCCGCTATTAGAGCCGCTATTGCTCATTTGTATTTTGAAAGTATTCATCCTTTTGAAGATGGTAATGGACGAATCGGAAGAGCTATTGCCGAAAAATCGCTTTTACAAACCTTAGATAGCCCTTTATTAATTAGTCTTTCTACAAGTATTGAAAAAGAAAAAAAAGAATACTATAAAGCGTTAGAAAAAGGACAACGAAGTAATGAAATAACACCTTGGTTACATTATTTTATCAATTTAATTTTAAATGCTTTAGATACTTCCGAAGCAATTATAGAATTTACGCTAAAAAAGACAACTATTTTTACAACTTTTCAATCAAAATTAAATGAAAGACAATTAAAAGTAATACGCAGAATGCTCGATGAAGGTTTTAATGGTTTTCAAGGAGGTATGACAGCAAGAAAATATATTGGAATTACCAAAACATCTAAAGCAACTGCTACAAGAGATTTACAAAATCTTTTAGAATTAGGCGTTTTTAAACTATTAGGAAAAGGACGAAATACTTCTTATGAAATAAATTTTGACGTTTAAAAATATGTTTCAATTTTATTCAAAAAAAAATAATGGAAAGTATGGCATCACCGAAAAGGATTGAAACCCCTTGGCATACTATTTTCACATTATAAAATTTATATTTACAATCTTTAACACTACTTTAGACTTCAAAAAATAATATCTTAAATTATATGGCTAAAAAAGCTGCACCCAAAAAATCAAAATCTATAGAAGAAACGCTATGGGAATCTGCTAATAAATTACGTGGAACTGTTGAAAGTTCAGAATATAAACACGTTGTATTAGGTTTAATTTTCTTAAAATTTGCAAGTGATAAATTCCAAGAACGAAAACAAGAAATTATAGCCGATGGCAAAGAAAAATTTGTTGATATGGTCGAATTTTACACGCAAAAAAACGTGTTCTATTTAACCGAAGAATCTCGTTGGAGCTATATTATAAACAACGCCAAACAAGACGATATTGCCCTAAAAATTGATACCGCACTTTATACCGTAGAAAAAAATAATCCATCGTTAAAGGGTGCTTTGCCTGATAACTATTTTTCTCGCCTAAATATGGATGTTAGTAAATTATCCGCTTTACTAGACACCATCAATAATATTGATACTTTAAAAGACAAACAACAAGATATTGTTGGGCGTGTGTATGAATATTTTTTAAGCAAATTCGCTATTGCCGAAGGAAAAGGAAAAGGAGAATTTTATACGCCAAAGAGTATTGTAAATCTGATTGCCGAATTAATTGAACCTTACAAAGGTAAAATTTATGACCCTGCTTGTGGTTCGGGTGGTATGTTTGTGCAGTCGATGAAATTTATTGACAGCCATAACGGAAACAAAAAAGATATTTCTATTTATGGGCAAGAATATACATCAACTACCTATAAATTAGCAAAAATGAATTTGGCTATCCGTGGTATTTCTGCAAATTTAGGCGGTGTTCCTGCCGATACTTTTGCAAAAGACCAACACCCCGATTTAAAGGCTGATTATATTATGGCAAATCCGCCTTTTAATCAAAAAGCATGGAGAGCCACAGACGAACTTTTAGACGACCCTCGTTGGAAAGGTTACGATGTCCCACAAACAGGAAATGCCAATTATGCGTGGATATTAAATATGGTTTCTAAATTATCAGAAAATGGTGTAGCGGGGTTTATTCTTGCAAACGGTGCTTTGTCTGGTAGCGGAACAGAATATGAAATCCGTAAAAAACTTATCGAAAATAATTTAGTAGAAGCTATTTTAATTTTACCACGAAATTTATTTTATACCACTGATATTTCTGTAACGCTTTGGATTTTAAATAATAATAAAAAAGAACGTCAAGTAAATATTAATAATATCAATAAAAATTACAGAAATAGAGAAGAAGAAATTCTATTTATGGATTTAAGACAATCAGGTATTCCTTTTGAAAAAAAATATACGCAGTTTTCTGATGAAAATATAACTGATATTAGTGAAACTTATCATAAATGGCAACAAACGGAAGCTGATTATAAAGATATTCCTGAGTTTTGTTATTCTGCAAATTTAGAAGAAATCCGTAAAAAAGATTATTCTTTAGTACCAAGTAAATATATCGAATTTGTAAACAGAGATGAAAACATCAATTTTGAGGATAAAATGAAAAGTTTACAATCTGAATTTTCTCAACTTTTAAAAGATGAAGAAAAATCTAAAACCGAATTATTAAACGTGTTTAAAAATTTAGGTTATGAGATTAAATTATAAACGTTTAGGCGATTACATACAAACTGTAAATATCAGAAATAAAAACCTTGAAGTTGAAACATTATTAGGAGTAAGTATTCGAAAAGTATTAATGCCTTCTATTGCAAATACGATTGGAACTGATATGTCTCGCTATAAAATTATCAATAAAAATCAATTTGCATATAGTTCTGTTACTTCTAGAAATGGAGATAAAATTTCTATTGCTCTTTTAGAAAATCATGATAAAGCATTAGTGTCACAAGCCTATACTGTTTTTGAAATTATTGATGATAAAACATTAAATGCTGAATATTTAATGATGTGGTTTAGAAGACCAGAATTTGACAGATACGCACGTTTTAAATCGCACGGAAGTGCTAGAGAAACTTTTGATTGGGAAGAACTTCAAGATACAGAATTACCAATTCCATCCATAGAAAAACAACACGAAATAGTAAAAGAATACAATACGGTTGCAAACAGAATTACGTTAAACGAAACTATCAATAAAAAACTAGAAGACACCGCTCAAGCCTTATATAAAAATTGGTTTGTAGATTTTGAATTTCCGAATGAACAAGGAAAATCGTATAAATGTAATGGTGGGAAAATGGTTTTTAATGAAGAATTGGATTTGGAAATTCCTTTGGGGTGGGAAGTTTCGGGATTATCTTCTATTGCCAGTTACTTGAATGGTACAGCAATGCAAAAACATCCTACGGATAATATTAAAAAATATACACCTGTACTAAAAATTCGTGAGTTAAATTTAGGTATTACAGATGATAATAGTGATAAAGCTTCAATAGATATTCCTGAAAAATATAAAATATATAATGGGGATATTATTTTCTCTTGGTCTGGAACTTTAACTATTGATATATGGTCTGGAGGATATGCTGGGCTAAATCAACATTTATTTAAAGTATTTTCTAATCACTTTCCAAAATGGTATTATTACTTATCAACTAAATTTTACATATCTGAATTTATTAGGATTGCAGAAGGAAATAAAACTTCTATGGGACATATAAAAAGAGAACATTTAGATAATTCATTTGTAAGTTATCCTATCAAAGGTTTAAATAAATTAAATTTATATTTTGAACCAATTACACAAAAAATAGAATCTAATAAAATAGAAAGTCAAATATTAAAAAAAATTAAAAATCTACTTCTTTCGAAAATGTCAAAAGTAGCAATTGAAAAAGAAACTGTTTGTTAAAAAATAAAACGCTATGAAAAAAGAAATAATTTTATAATATGATATCTTACTTTAAATATGGAAAAGGAAATTTAACTATTTGTGAAGATAGCTTAACATCTGCTGTATTCGATTTGTTAAAATATTTACCTACAGATTTATTTTGGCATATTTTAAGACAAGGATTGCATCAAGATAATTTACCGTCTTATTGTGGGGAAGTTTTAGAGATGGAATATTGGGCAAAATGGAATGCACAAGGAAAATATAAAACAAGAAATAAACTTTATGTAGAACCAGATTTATTTATGCGTTTTAAAGATTTTGATTTAATTATAGAAGCTAAACGCTATAATATAAATCAGCAAAACCCTGAGCAATTACAAGATGAAATAAGAGCCTATTTAAATGAATATGAAGACGATAATAAAACATTGTATTTATTGCAAGTTGGTGGTTTAATAAATAGCTGTAAAGAGCATTTTATTGAAGTAGAGCATTTAAAAATACTTCAATCTAAAACTGATTGGTCAAGTTTATTAAAAAGCATAAACACTATCTATAAAGGTTTTTTAAAACAAAACATCCCGAATCAAAAGCCAATAATATTATTGTTAGAAGATATAATTAATAGCTTTTCAACACATGGTTTTCATCAAAAAAAATGGTTAAAAAATTGTGCTATTTACAACATAAATACAAAGGCTATAAATAGCTTTAATTTTTAAAATATGAAAGAAAATTTATCACTAGAAATAAGAAAAGCATATCGTTTATTATTCGATTATCAACAGAGAATTTTAAATTTAATGCAATTTATCAGTTCAACATATAATATTCCCTATAAAAATGGAAAACCTCTATTTAGTGGCAGAGGTAGTAATAAATTAAATAATTGGTCATGGGATTGGATTTATATGTATTGCTATGAATTTCATTTTCAAAAAAATGAAGATACAAATTCACTTTGGTTTTCTGTTATATTAAGAAACGATACAGGTTTTTTTGAAAGTCAAATAGAAGATTCTACAATTAATAGATTAGATATCGAAAATTTTAAAGATGTAGAAAATTCATCTACTGATTTAATTTTTATAGCAGGAAATCCTAATTGGAATTTTGATGTTTTAAAAAAGGCTACATTAAATGAGAAAGAATATATTAAAGAACAAAATGTTTTTTTTAAAAGGTATAAATTAGAAAATTTCTTTACAGAAGAAAACACACTTATTCAATTAAAAGATTTTGAAAAAGAATGTTCTAATTATTCAATTTCAATAAATGTAATAGATAAAATTTTATAAAAAAAGCTATGTCAAAATATTCCGTACACCAACAACCAGTAGAAACATTGTTAAGCTGGATAAAATCTGGTGAAATTGCAATTCCTGAAATACAACGTCCTTTTGTTTGGAAAAATGCCAAAGTTAGAGATTTAATAGACTCCTTATATAGAGGTTATCCTGTTGGATATATTATAACGTGGCGTAACCCCGATGTAAAACTAAAAAATGGTCAATTATCGGCAGGTAAAAAAGTATTAATTGATGGTCAGCAACGAATTACCGCCTTAACTGCTGCTGTAGTAGGACAACGAGTTTTAAATAAAAACTACAAAGAAATTAATATCTGTATTGCTTTTAACCCAATTACTGAAAAATTTGAAGTATTAAATAAAGCATTTGAAAAAAGCCCCGAATGGATAAATAATATTAATCCTATAATTAATGATGAAATTTCTATAACTAAAGCTATTAGAGAATATTTAAAATTAAACCCAAAAGCAGACGAAGATTTAATTGAAGATAGAATAGAAAACTTAAAACGAATTAAAACTAAACAAGTTGGTATAATAGAATTAGATAGTTCTTTAGATATAGATACAGTTACAGATATTTTTATCCGTATTAACCAAAAAGGTGTTGTATTAAGTAATGCCGATTTTGTAATGTCTAAAATAGCTTCCGATGAAAATCATGGAGGAAATAAAATGCGAAAGCTAGTTGATTATTTTTGCAGGCTTTTAGTAGATAAAGATTTTAATAAACATATTTTAGACAATGACAAAACATTTGCTGACAGTGATTATTATAAGGCTTTAAAATGGATGGCTTCTGGAAGTGATGACTTATATATCCCTGATTATATAGATGTATTGCGTGTTGCTTTTACCTATAAATTTAGCCGTGGTAAGTTTAGTGATTTAGTAGCATTATTGTCTGGGCGTAATTTTGAAACACGAACTTATGAAGATGCTATTTCAGAAAAAAGCTATAAAATGTTATCTGATGGTTTAACTGATTTTGTAAACCAAACAAGTTATCAACGTTTTATTATGTTGATAAAATCAGCAGGATTAATTAGTCAGAAATTAATATCTTCAAAAAACAGTTTAAATTTTTCATACGCATTGTATTTAAAATTACGCAATGAAGGAATGCCAGAACCTGAAATTCAGCATTACATAAAACGTTGGTTAATTATGTCTTTATTAATTAGTAGATATTCAGGTTCATCAGAATCTATGATTGATGAAGATATTAAGCAAATTAACGAAAAAGGTATTGCTAAATATTTAGAACAAATGGAACAAAACCATTTAGGTCAAGGTTTTTGGGAATTTGGATTAGTTAGTCAATTAGAATCTTCAAGCGTTAATAATAATGCTTATAATGTTTATTTAGCGGCACAATGCCATGAAAACAGCCCTGCTTTTTTATCAAAAAGCATGAAAATAAGTAGTCTTATTGAACAACGTGGTGATATACATCATATTTTTCCTAAAAAATATTTAACTGAAAATGGATACATACCAAAACAATACAATCAGGTTGCAAATTTTGTATATACAGAACAAGCTACTAATATAAAAGTTGGTATGAAAACACCTCAAAATTATCTAACTAAAGTAACTGAACAAATAGCTGACAGTATTTTTGATATTAGCACTATTGATAGTAATACTTGTTTAGCTGATAATTTGATGAAAAATGACATCCCAAACATACTTTATACTGCAACACATTTAGATTATGAAAATTTCTTAGTAGAAAGACGTAAATTAATGGCTGCTAAAATTAAAAAATATTACGAACAATTGTAGCAATTATATTACTATGAAATTTACAGAAACAGCATTAGAAAAAGTTTTTATAGAATTGTTGGGAAATGAAGGAATCCCACATTTTTTAGGAAAAAATATTGAGCGTAAAGAAAATGAAGTTCTTATAAAATCGGATATTAAAACATATTTGCAAAAGCACTATAAAAGCGAAAATTTAACCGATAACGAAGTAAAAAGTGTTATCAGAAAGTTAGAAATTTTTAGTGCTTCCGATTTATATGAATCGAACAAACAAATTATGAAATTGGTTTGTAACGGTTTTCAATTAGAGCGTGAAGACCGTTCAAAAAAAGATTTATATATTCATTTAATAGATTATTCCGATTTAGATAATAACATCTATAAAATTGTAAATCAGTTAGAAATTTACGGTTACGAAAAACGTATTCCCGATGGTATTTTATACATCAATGGTTTGCCTTTGGTGGTTATGGAATTTAAATCTGCCATTCGTGAAAACGCAACTTTACATGATGCGTATGTACAATTAACAACACGCTACAAACGTGATATTCCTGAATTATTCAAATACAATGCTTTTTGTGTAATTAGCGATGGCGTAAATAGTAAAATGGGTTCATTTTTTGCAAATTATGAGTTTTATTATGCTTGGCGAAAAGTATTTGGTTTTGATAAAGAAGTCGATGGAATAAACTCTATGTACACCATGATACAAGGTTTATTTAATAAAAATAGATTGCGACAAGTAATTCATCATTTTATATATTTTCCTGATAGCAACAAGCACGAATTAAAAATTGTGTGTCGTTATCCGCAATATTATGCAGGAATAAAATTATTAGAAAATATAAAATTGCATCAAAAACCCGAAGGAGACGGAAAAGGTGGAACGTATTTCGGAGCAACTGGTTGCGGTAAAAGTTATACGATGCTGTTTTTAGCTAGATTGTTAATGCGAAGCCCACATTTTAAAAGTCCAACATTAATAATTATAACAGATAGAACCGATTTAGACGACCAATTATCAGCTCAATTTACCAATGCAAAAGATTTTATTGGAGATAATAATGTTATCAGTGTAGAAAGCCGAAAAGAACTTAAAAAGCTATTAAAAGGTCGAAAAAGTGGCGGTGTATTTTTAACAACTATTCATAAATTCACCGAAGATTTAGAACTATTAACCGATAGAACAAATGTTATTTGTATTTCTGATGAAGCACATAGAAGTCAAATAAATTTAGACCAAAAGATAAAAACTACTGAAAAAGGCGTAGAAAAAACCTATGGTTTTGCAAAATATTTACACGATTCTTTACCAAATGCAACTTATGTAGGTTTTACAGGAACGCCAATTGATGCAACTTTAAACGTTTTTGGCGATATTATAGATTCTTATACCATGACAGAATCTGAAAAAGATGAAATTACCGTGCGTATTGTTTATGAAGGTCGTGCAGCAAAAGTAGTTTTAGAAAATTCTAAACTTAAAGAAATTGAAGAATATTACAAACAATGTGCAGAACAAGGTGCAAACGATTATCAAATAGAAGAAAGTAAAAAAGTTTCTGCCAATATGAATGCCATTATTGGCGACCCTGATAGACTTAAAGCTATTGCTAAAGATTTTGTAAAGCATTACGAAACTCGAATAAAAGAAGGTGCTACAATTAAAGAAAAAGCTTTATTCGTTTGTAGCTCCAGACCTATTGCCTATAATTTATATGAAGAAATTATTGCTTTACGCCCTGAATGGACAGAAATAAAAGCATTTGAAAAAGGTTCTAATTTAACAGAAAAAGAAAAGAAGGAGCTAAAACCGATGGAACGCATTAAAATGATAATGACCAGAGGAAAAGATGATCCTAAAGAAATGTATAATTTACTAGGAACTAAAGAACATAGAAAAGAATTAGACAGGCAATTTAAAAACGAAAAATCTAATTTTAAAATCGCTATTGTTGTTGATATGTGGCTTACAGGTTTTGATGTTCCTTTTTTAGATACCATGTATATTGATAAACCTATTCAGCAACATAATTTAATACAAACTATTTCTAGGGTAAACAGAAAATACAAATCAAAAGAAAAAGGTTTAGTAGTCGATTATATTGGTTTTAAAAAGCAAATGAATTTAGCTTTAAAAAAATACTCTAAAATTGACGGTCAAAATTTTGAAGATATACAAGCATCCGTAGTAATTGTTAAAGACCAATTAGATTTATTAGCAAAACTATTTTATAAATTTGATGCTTCTGATTATTTTCATAAAACTGGATTAAAGCAACTAGAATGTTTAAATAAAGGAGCTGAATTTGTTCAATTAACAAAAAATATTGAAACTCGTTTTATGAATATTGTAAAACGTTTAAAAGCTGGTTATGATATTTGTTGCGGTTCAGATGAATTTACAGAAATACAAAAAGATACGATTCATTTTTATTTAGCCATTCGTTCGATTGTTTTTAAATTAACTAGAGGAAACGCTCCTGACACCGCACAAATGAATGCTAAAGTTAGCGAACTTATTAAAGAAGCATTAAAAAGTGATGGCGTAGAAGAAATTTTCAAACTAGGCGATGAAACACAAAATGAAATTGATATTTTTGATGAAGATTATTTAGCTAAAATCGAAAAAATAAAACTTCCGAATACTAAAATAAAACTATTACAGCAATTACTTTTAAAGGCTATTGATGAGCTAAAGAAAACCAATAAAATACAAGGAATAGATTTTTCTAAAAAATTTAAAACTATTGTTGATAAATATAACGAACGTAAAGAATCTGATATTTTACAAAGTAATGTTTTAGAAGATTTTACTGATGATATTATCGAACTTTATCATAATCTTAGAAAAGAGAAAAATTCTTTTTCAGAAATAGGAATAAATTTTGAAGAAAAAGCATTTTATGATATTTTAAAAACAATAGCACACAAATACGATTTTAATTATCCTGAAGAAAAATTAATACATTTAGCTAAAGAAGTAAAAAAAGTAGTTGATGACAAAGCTAAATACACCGATTGGAATCAACGAGATGATATTAAAGCAGAGTTAAAAGTTGATTTAATTATTCTTTTAGCAGAAAACGACTACCCTCCTATTACCAAAGATGAAGTATTTAAAGAGATTTTTGAACAAGCAGAGAATTTTAAGAAATATCAAATGGCATAATTTAGCTTCTTACAAAAAATTTGAGGGTTTTTATTTATTAAATTAGAAACTGAAATATACAATACTATATATAATCCCGTGCTATTTTTTAGTACGGGATTATTTTGGTTTTATGGTAAAAAAATGATAAATTAAAGTCTGTTTTTATGTATAAATTTCAATTAATGTAAAATAGACGAAATATTTAAAAACACCTACCAATTAATTTTAATAAGATTTTATACTCTATGTAGATAATGTAGTAAATGTAGCCTAAAACAAAAACTTATTTTTAGGGTAAAAGTTTAAGTATATTTCAATAATGAAATATTAGTTAATATCTTT
The Tenacibaculum pacificus DNA segment above includes these coding regions:
- a CDS encoding restriction endonuclease subunit S, which encodes MRLNYKRLGDYIQTVNIRNKNLEVETLLGVSIRKVLMPSIANTIGTDMSRYKIINKNQFAYSSVTSRNGDKISIALLENHDKALVSQAYTVFEIIDDKTLNAEYLMMWFRRPEFDRYARFKSHGSARETFDWEELQDTELPIPSIEKQHEIVKEYNTVANRITLNETINKKLEDTAQALYKNWFVDFEFPNEQGKSYKCNGGKMVFNEELDLEIPLGWEVSGLSSIASYLNGTAMQKHPTDNIKKYTPVLKIRELNLGITDDNSDKASIDIPEKYKIYNGDIIFSWSGTLTIDIWSGGYAGLNQHLFKVFSNHFPKWYYYLSTKFYISEFIRIAEGNKTSMGHIKREHLDNSFVSYPIKGLNKLNLYFEPITQKIESNKIESQILKKIKNLLLSKMSKVAIEKETVC
- a CDS encoding DUF6371 domain-containing protein, producing MNDYRYILEKYNGTKSRYHCPNCNKPNQFTRYIDTQTNEHLNDTVGVCSRLVKCGYHYKPKQYFQDNNISFDKTSSSIPFVRKPPPPKPKTTYFNPEVMAKSLSSKTPNFFLDYLTTLWNDKELIYFLAKKYNIGTSTKWNGATTFWQQDINGKIRSGKVMLYNPETGKRVKKPYNHIGWEHSKIDNFNLEQCYFGEHLLNEEKTKTVAIVESEKTAFISSLYIPDYVWLACGSLNNLNEANTKVLKGRNVVLFPDAGCFDLWNDKIPKLEKKAIFVTNQLLKNKATDYEKKQGFDIADYLVRF
- a CDS encoding type I restriction endonuclease subunit R, encoding MKFTETALEKVFIELLGNEGIPHFLGKNIERKENEVLIKSDIKTYLQKHYKSENLTDNEVKSVIRKLEIFSASDLYESNKQIMKLVCNGFQLEREDRSKKDLYIHLIDYSDLDNNIYKIVNQLEIYGYEKRIPDGILYINGLPLVVMEFKSAIRENATLHDAYVQLTTRYKRDIPELFKYNAFCVISDGVNSKMGSFFANYEFYYAWRKVFGFDKEVDGINSMYTMIQGLFNKNRLRQVIHHFIYFPDSNKHELKIVCRYPQYYAGIKLLENIKLHQKPEGDGKGGTYFGATGCGKSYTMLFLARLLMRSPHFKSPTLIIITDRTDLDDQLSAQFTNAKDFIGDNNVISVESRKELKKLLKGRKSGGVFLTTIHKFTEDLELLTDRTNVICISDEAHRSQINLDQKIKTTEKGVEKTYGFAKYLHDSLPNATYVGFTGTPIDATLNVFGDIIDSYTMTESEKDEITVRIVYEGRAAKVVLENSKLKEIEEYYKQCAEQGANDYQIEESKKVSANMNAIIGDPDRLKAIAKDFVKHYETRIKEGATIKEKALFVCSSRPIAYNLYEEIIALRPEWTEIKAFEKGSNLTEKEKKELKPMERIKMIMTRGKDDPKEMYNLLGTKEHRKELDRQFKNEKSNFKIAIVVDMWLTGFDVPFLDTMYIDKPIQQHNLIQTISRVNRKYKSKEKGLVVDYIGFKKQMNLALKKYSKIDGQNFEDIQASVVIVKDQLDLLAKLFYKFDASDYFHKTGLKQLECLNKGAEFVQLTKNIETRFMNIVKRLKAGYDICCGSDEFTEIQKDTIHFYLAIRSIVFKLTRGNAPDTAQMNAKVSELIKEALKSDGVEEIFKLGDETQNEIDIFDEDYLAKIEKIKLPNTKIKLLQQLLLKAIDELKKTNKIQGIDFSKKFKTIVDKYNERKESDILQSNVLEDFTDDIIELYHNLRKEKNSFSEIGINFEEKAFYDILKTIAHKYDFNYPEEKLIHLAKEVKKVVDDKAKYTDWNQRDDIKAELKVDLIILLAENDYPPITKDEVFKEIFEQAENFKKYQMA
- a CDS encoding Fic family protein, whose product is MKYNWQQKDWRNFSYNIDELEDYLYKFIEKTGKIKGITKGLSKISHTQTTINILVSEAIKTSEIEGEFLSRTDVMSSVRNNLDINTSRENVKDIKAKGIGELVTNVQNNFKEELTKETIFKWHRQLLQHENLIEVGKWRTHQEPMQVISGAMGRTKIHFEAPASANVNDEMNHFINWFNTTSPKGEKPIKNAAIRAAIAHLYFESIHPFEDGNGRIGRAIAEKSLLQTLDSPLLISLSTSIEKEKKEYYKALEKGQRSNEITPWLHYFINLILNALDTSEAIIEFTLKKTTIFTTFQSKLNERQLKVIRRMLDEGFNGFQGGMTARKYIGITKTSKATATRDLQNLLELGVFKLLGKGRNTSYEINFDV
- a CDS encoding type I restriction-modification system subunit M, producing MAKKAAPKKSKSIEETLWESANKLRGTVESSEYKHVVLGLIFLKFASDKFQERKQEIIADGKEKFVDMVEFYTQKNVFYLTEESRWSYIINNAKQDDIALKIDTALYTVEKNNPSLKGALPDNYFSRLNMDVSKLSALLDTINNIDTLKDKQQDIVGRVYEYFLSKFAIAEGKGKGEFYTPKSIVNLIAELIEPYKGKIYDPACGSGGMFVQSMKFIDSHNGNKKDISIYGQEYTSTTYKLAKMNLAIRGISANLGGVPADTFAKDQHPDLKADYIMANPPFNQKAWRATDELLDDPRWKGYDVPQTGNANYAWILNMVSKLSENGVAGFILANGALSGSGTEYEIRKKLIENNLVEAILILPRNLFYTTDISVTLWILNNNKKERQVNINNINKNYRNREEEILFMDLRQSGIPFEKKYTQFSDENITDISETYHKWQQTEADYKDIPEFCYSANLEEIRKKDYSLVPSKYIEFVNRDENINFEDKMKSLQSEFSQLLKDEEKSKTELLNVFKNLGYEIKL
- a CDS encoding GmrSD restriction endonuclease domain-containing protein → MSKYSVHQQPVETLLSWIKSGEIAIPEIQRPFVWKNAKVRDLIDSLYRGYPVGYIITWRNPDVKLKNGQLSAGKKVLIDGQQRITALTAAVVGQRVLNKNYKEINICIAFNPITEKFEVLNKAFEKSPEWINNINPIINDEISITKAIREYLKLNPKADEDLIEDRIENLKRIKTKQVGIIELDSSLDIDTVTDIFIRINQKGVVLSNADFVMSKIASDENHGGNKMRKLVDYFCRLLVDKDFNKHILDNDKTFADSDYYKALKWMASGSDDLYIPDYIDVLRVAFTYKFSRGKFSDLVALLSGRNFETRTYEDAISEKSYKMLSDGLTDFVNQTSYQRFIMLIKSAGLISQKLISSKNSLNFSYALYLKLRNEGMPEPEIQHYIKRWLIMSLLISRYSGSSESMIDEDIKQINEKGIAKYLEQMEQNHLGQGFWEFGLVSQLESSSVNNNAYNVYLAAQCHENSPAFLSKSMKISSLIEQRGDIHHIFPKKYLTENGYIPKQYNQVANFVYTEQATNIKVGMKTPQNYLTKVTEQIADSIFDISTIDSNTCLADNLMKNDIPNILYTATHLDYENFLVERRKLMAAKIKKYYEQL